From the Phoenix dactylifera cultivar Barhee BC4 unplaced genomic scaffold, palm_55x_up_171113_PBpolish2nd_filt_p 001068F, whole genome shotgun sequence genome, one window contains:
- the LOC103696807 gene encoding 50S ribosomal protein L3-1, chloroplastic, whose amino-acid sequence MAVSPCPFSAAAAAPSAIVPIQIPRISVSLLARPTLAHLSIVSPSFLDSSLSLRAAIPREGRGRSGGGRASRVTGMSMEAGVGVMGTKLGMMSFFQPDGTVVPVTVVGFREGNIVTQVKTTSTDGYDAVQIGYRRVRDRKLTRPELGHLQKAGAIPMRHLQEFRLQSVDSFEPGQRLVVEDLFKEGDLVDVSGKSIGKGFQGGIKRHNFRRGPMTHGSKSHRALGSIGAGTTPGRVFKGKKMPGRMGNAKTKVRKLKIVKIDSELRVIMVNGAVPGKPGNLLRITPAKIVGKNIPKN is encoded by the exons ATGGCGGTCTCGCCCTGCCCAttttccgccgccgccgccgcaccGTCGGCCATCGTGCCGATCCAAATTCCCCGCATCTCGGTCTCGCTTCTCGCTCGGCCGACCCTCGCTCACCTCTCCATCGTTTCCCCATCCTTCCTCGACTCATCCCTCTCGCTGAGGGCCGCAATCCCGAGAGAGGGCCGGGGTCGCAGTGGCGGCGGAAGGGCATCAAGGGTCACCGGGATGAGCATGGAGGCCGGGGTTGGGGTCATGGGGACGAAGCTGGGAATGATGAGCTTCTTCCAGCCCGACGGCACCGTCGTCCCCGTCACGGTCGTTGGCTTCCGCGAGGGCAACATCGTCACCCAGGTCAAGACCACCTCCACCGACGGCTACGACGCCGTCCAGATCGGCTACCGCCGCGTCCGCGACCGCAAGCTCACCCGCCCGGAGCTCGGCCACCTCCAGAAGGCCGGCGCCATCCCCATGCGCCACCTCCAGGAGTTCCGCCTCCAGTCCGTCGACAGCTTCGAGCCCGGCCAGCGCCTCGTCGTCGAGGACCTCTTCAAGGAGGGCGACCTCGTCGACGTCTCCGGCAAATCCATCGGCAAGGGATTTCAAG GTGGAATCAAAAGGCACAATTTCCGACGTGGGCCAATGACTCATGGTTCTAAGAGTCACAGAGCCTTGGGTTCTATCGGTGCTGGAACCACTCCTGGTCGTGTGTTCAAGGGTAAAAAAATGCCTGGAAGGATGGGAAATGCCAAAACTAAGGTCCGAAAGTTGAAGATTGTCAAGATAGACAGTGAACTACGAGTCATCATGGTAAACGGAGCTGTGCCTGGAAAACCTGGAAATCTTCTTCGTATTACACCTGCCAAGATTGTTGGCAAAAACATACCCAAGAATTAG